One segment of Olsenella uli DSM 7084 DNA contains the following:
- a CDS encoding helix-turn-helix transcriptional regulator — translation MRTRIPELRKDRKITQAELALAVGVTRQTITSIEVGKYTASLVLAYRISRYFGLTIEDVFDFSDVEGDDDDDQ, via the coding sequence ATGAGGACGAGAATCCCAGAGCTGAGAAAGGACCGGAAGATCACACAGGCGGAGCTTGCGCTCGCGGTCGGAGTGACACGACAGACGATCACATCCATCGAGGTGGGGAAGTACACCGCCTCCCTCGTGCTTGCCTACAGGATCTCCCGGTACTTTGGCCTGACAATCGAGGACGTATTTGACTTCTCCGACGTGGAGGGAGACGACGATGACGACCAGTAG
- a CDS encoding class I SAM-dependent methyltransferase, which yields MQTERYQNVNAHTVDRWVLEGWQWGRPIDHKTFLRAKDGAWAIRLTPTKDVPRSWLGELDGAQVLGLASGGAQQMPVLTAAGARCTVLDYSQAQLRSERAVAAREGYDIRIVHADMTQPLPFADASFDLVVNPVSLIYAREVRPIWREVARILKPGGTLLTGLDNGLNYVVSDDEERIVRGLPFDPLANPSLAEELREQDGGVQFSHGLEECLGGLLRLGFAITDLYEDTNGEGRLHELGIPSFYAVRATRARHPASLTARLTSD from the coding sequence ATGCAGACGGAGCGCTACCAGAACGTCAACGCCCACACGGTGGATAGGTGGGTCCTTGAGGGATGGCAGTGGGGCAGGCCCATCGACCACAAGACCTTTCTCAGGGCCAAAGACGGGGCGTGGGCCATACGGCTCACGCCCACGAAGGACGTTCCCCGCAGCTGGCTTGGTGAACTCGACGGCGCGCAGGTCCTAGGGCTCGCGTCTGGCGGAGCGCAGCAGATGCCCGTCCTCACTGCGGCAGGAGCCAGATGCACGGTCCTGGACTACTCCCAGGCGCAGCTCAGGAGCGAACGCGCGGTGGCGGCCCGGGAGGGCTACGACATCCGCATAGTCCATGCGGACATGACCCAGCCGCTGCCCTTCGCCGACGCCAGCTTCGACCTGGTGGTAAACCCCGTGTCGCTCATATACGCACGCGAGGTCAGGCCCATCTGGCGCGAGGTGGCACGCATCCTCAAGCCGGGCGGCACCCTGCTCACGGGACTCGACAACGGCCTCAACTACGTCGTGAGCGACGACGAGGAGCGCATCGTCCGCGGGCTTCCCTTCGACCCGCTCGCCAACCCATCCCTCGCCGAGGAGCTCAGGGAGCAGGACGGCGGCGTGCAGTTCTCCCACGGATTGGAGGAGTGCCTGGGAGGCCTGCTAAGGTTAGGCTTTGCCATCACCGACCTCTACGAGGACACGAACGGCGAAGGCCGCCTGCATGAGCTGGGCATACCGTCGTTCTACGCCGTGAGGGCAACGCGTGCGAGGCATCCGGCTTCGCTGACCGCACGTCTGACATCCGACTGA
- a CDS encoding CDP-alcohol phosphatidyltransferase family protein, whose amino-acid sequence MSTRTTQIRNTVTSTVKDQVDFDANAAQASGTTTAPTGTSENPSNRVLTVANAITACRLVLTLVFLYLFVNDLNRYVALSCYAVAALTDFLDGQVARRTQTVSWVGKVMDPIMDRVLLFTGVLGLMITGELPVWVAAFVIGRDAYLAVGSMILQRYRHRPVDVVYIGKVTTALLMAGFCDLLLGLPVIGGLDVVGVDWLPGLNAQGAAAGIFLVYAGLACSAVTAVIYTMAGFEIRRRAMRGDATASDGQMAEKG is encoded by the coding sequence GTGTCAACGAGAACAACGCAGATCAGAAACACCGTCACGTCGACGGTGAAGGATCAGGTAGACTTCGATGCCAACGCCGCGCAGGCATCCGGCACGACCACGGCCCCCACAGGAACGTCGGAGAACCCCAGCAACAGGGTCCTCACCGTCGCCAACGCCATCACCGCGTGTCGCCTCGTGCTCACGCTCGTCTTCCTCTACCTCTTCGTGAACGACCTCAACCGCTACGTGGCACTGAGTTGCTACGCCGTCGCCGCCCTGACGGACTTCCTGGACGGACAGGTGGCGCGCAGGACCCAGACCGTCAGCTGGGTGGGCAAGGTCATGGACCCCATCATGGACCGCGTCCTCCTCTTCACGGGCGTCCTGGGTCTCATGATCACCGGCGAGCTGCCCGTCTGGGTTGCAGCCTTCGTGATTGGTCGCGACGCCTACCTGGCCGTAGGCAGCATGATCCTGCAGAGGTACCGTCACCGCCCGGTGGACGTGGTCTATATCGGCAAGGTCACCACGGCCCTGCTCATGGCCGGTTTCTGTGATCTGCTCCTGGGCCTGCCCGTCATAGGTGGCCTGGACGTGGTCGGCGTCGACTGGCTTCCCGGCCTTAACGCGCAGGGCGCCGCCGCGGGCATCTTCCTGGTATACGCGGGCCTTGCCTGCTCTGCCGTGACAGCGGTCATCTATACCATGGCCGGCTTCGAGATCAGGCGTCGCGCCATGCGGGGCGACGCGACCGCCTCAGATGGCCAGATGGCCGAGAAGGGGTAG
- a CDS encoding D-alanyl-D-alanine carboxypeptidase family protein produces MHRHTRFPLLAVVLTTFLVAVSPCAYAAETTPQVTEAQSFEIIDQDGNVLASKDPNRRMAMASITKIMTAMVALDSGKSMGDVCSITDVTLPEGAQLAGYTSADAPTFGDLMRTMLVYSGNDAALNVAYAVAGTEEAFVELMNKKAREIGMEDTHFSNPHGLEEDDHYSCAHDLALMGKYALENYPFIARTVMTRRLTVTVGGQQKTFESTDELMDSYGGLCGIKTGKVEAGTTFLGSSKRHGLQLFSCVLGCTTDDGRFTDTRILMDWAYDEYFRHVSLTRRAWPLRIVSWQDGFWGKLVVTSAWDVSARSYPERDIDYTTTMVGDGELAAPGSPYGLSSWTQDGRSVARAVDVTGTRPHQIPAINIFALPLFLDVSQLTAA; encoded by the coding sequence ATGCACAGACACACCAGGTTTCCGCTCCTTGCCGTAGTCCTCACGACATTCCTCGTCGCCGTGTCTCCGTGCGCCTATGCCGCAGAGACCACCCCGCAGGTCACGGAGGCCCAGAGCTTCGAGATCATCGACCAGGATGGAAACGTCCTGGCCTCCAAGGACCCCAACCGCAGGATGGCCATGGCGTCCATAACCAAGATCATGACGGCCATGGTCGCACTTGACTCGGGCAAGTCCATGGGTGACGTCTGCAGCATCACCGACGTGACCCTCCCCGAGGGGGCCCAGCTCGCTGGCTACACCTCGGCAGACGCACCCACCTTCGGCGACCTCATGCGAACCATGCTCGTCTACTCGGGAAACGACGCGGCGCTGAACGTGGCCTACGCCGTCGCGGGAACCGAGGAGGCCTTCGTCGAACTCATGAACAAGAAGGCCCGGGAGATCGGCATGGAGGACACGCACTTCTCCAACCCCCATGGGCTCGAGGAGGACGACCACTACTCCTGCGCCCACGACCTGGCGCTCATGGGCAAGTATGCGCTCGAGAACTACCCCTTCATCGCCCGTACGGTCATGACGCGCAGGCTCACCGTCACCGTAGGGGGGCAGCAGAAGACCTTCGAGTCGACCGACGAGCTCATGGACTCCTACGGCGGCCTCTGCGGCATCAAGACGGGCAAGGTCGAGGCGGGCACCACCTTCCTCGGTTCGTCCAAGCGCCATGGCCTGCAGCTGTTCTCCTGCGTGCTGGGCTGCACGACCGATGACGGTCGCTTCACCGACACGAGGATACTCATGGACTGGGCCTACGACGAATACTTCCGGCACGTCAGCCTCACCCGGAGAGCCTGGCCCCTGCGCATCGTGAGCTGGCAGGACGGATTCTGGGGCAAGCTGGTCGTCACGAGCGCCTGGGACGTGTCCGCCAGGAGCTATCCCGAGAGGGACATCGACTACACGACCACCATGGTGGGGGACGGCGAGCTGGCCGCTCCCGGCTCCCCCTACGGCCTCAGCTCGTGGACGCAGGACGGACGCAGCGTCGCCCGGGCAGTGGATGTCACCGGTACACGGCCCCACCAAATACCCGCCATCAACATCTTCGCGCTTCCGCTCTTCCTTGACGTCTCGCAGCTCACGGCCGCATGA
- a CDS encoding MalY/PatB family protein, producing the protein MSYDFTTRPNRSGSGSLKWNAMYEKNPRVGSNIVPLSVADMELENPPQIKEALHRYLDGAVLGYTDATPAFVDACCAWQRRRHGWNAEDRWLVTSPGVVPALSNAVRAYSEPGDGVIIQPPVYHPFRSAVERNARTVVTNPLRATGGASGAHRYEIDFDNLAEKAADPSNKLLILCSPHNPVGRVWSAVELRRMLDICIQNDVLVVCDEIHDDLVMPGQEHTALMAVADAGEYDRIVVCTAPSKTFNIAGCQASAIFIPDEARRSAYRSEMERCAQGELNAFAYPATIAAYNECEDWLDELIGLVWGNYQLLKGSIEASLPTVEVYPLEGTYLAWVDFRGWRLSDAELERFMTQEALLFLDEGYVFGEGGSGFERINLACPREVLVEAIDRLVRAAHEHGLDMVGERGHEVLD; encoded by the coding sequence ATGTCCTACGACTTCACGACCCGCCCCAACCGCTCTGGGAGCGGCTCTCTCAAGTGGAATGCCATGTACGAGAAGAACCCACGCGTCGGCAGCAACATCGTGCCGCTCTCCGTGGCGGACATGGAGCTCGAGAACCCGCCCCAGATCAAGGAGGCGCTGCACCGCTACCTTGACGGGGCGGTCCTGGGCTACACGGACGCCACGCCCGCCTTCGTCGACGCCTGCTGCGCCTGGCAGCGTCGCCGCCACGGCTGGAACGCGGAGGACCGCTGGCTCGTGACCTCGCCCGGCGTCGTCCCCGCCCTCTCCAACGCCGTGCGGGCCTACAGCGAACCGGGCGACGGCGTCATCATCCAGCCCCCCGTCTACCACCCCTTCAGGTCTGCCGTCGAGAGAAACGCGCGCACCGTCGTCACCAACCCACTGCGCGCCACGGGAGGCGCATCCGGCGCGCATCGCTACGAGATCGACTTCGACAATCTCGCGGAGAAGGCCGCCGACCCCTCGAACAAGCTCCTCATCCTCTGCAGCCCCCACAACCCCGTGGGCCGCGTCTGGTCAGCCGTGGAGCTGCGTCGAATGCTGGACATCTGCATCCAGAACGACGTCCTCGTCGTCTGCGACGAGATCCACGACGACCTCGTCATGCCCGGCCAGGAGCACACGGCCCTCATGGCCGTCGCAGACGCGGGCGAGTACGACCGCATCGTCGTGTGCACCGCGCCCTCCAAGACCTTCAACATAGCCGGCTGCCAGGCATCCGCCATCTTCATTCCCGACGAGGCCCGGCGCTCGGCCTATCGCTCCGAGATGGAGCGCTGCGCGCAGGGGGAGCTCAACGCCTTCGCCTACCCCGCGACCATCGCGGCATACAACGAGTGCGAGGACTGGCTCGATGAGCTCATCGGTCTCGTCTGGGGCAACTACCAGCTGCTCAAGGGTTCCATCGAGGCGTCCCTGCCAACCGTGGAGGTGTATCCCCTCGAAGGCACCTACCTCGCCTGGGTCGACTTCAGGGGCTGGCGGCTCTCCGACGCGGAGCTCGAGCGCTTCATGACCCAGGAGGCGCTGCTCTTCCTCGACGAGGGCTACGTCTTCGGCGAGGGCGGCTCGGGCTTCGAGCGCATCAACCTCGCCTGTCCGCGCGAGGTCCTCGTCGAGGCGATAGACCGTCTCGTCCGGGCAGCCCATGAGCACGGGCTTGACATGGTGGGGGAGCGAGGCCATGAAGTACTCGATTAA
- a CDS encoding Rid family detoxifying hydrolase, whose product MKYSINAALAPEALGPYSQGTTAGRLVFAAGQVAVREDDPSRLVDGGITEQTERVIQIVSVLLAEAGCTLADVAQTTVYLADLDDLDAMNEVYGRHFVTPAPARSVVEVARLPLGALVEMDCVACR is encoded by the coding sequence ATGAAGTACTCGATTAACGCGGCGCTCGCTCCGGAGGCCCTCGGCCCCTACTCGCAGGGGACCACGGCCGGACGGCTGGTCTTCGCGGCCGGTCAGGTAGCCGTGAGGGAGGACGACCCCTCACGACTGGTGGACGGCGGCATCACGGAGCAGACGGAACGCGTCATCCAGATCGTTTCGGTCCTCCTCGCCGAAGCCGGCTGCACGCTCGCTGACGTGGCGCAGACCACCGTCTACCTCGCAGACCTCGACGACCTCGACGCCATGAACGAGGTGTACGGCAGGCACTTCGTCACGCCGGCGCCCGCCCGCTCGGTCGTGGAGGTCGCACGCCTTCCCCTGGGGGCGCTGGTCGAGATGGACTGCGTGGCCTGCCGTTAG